In the Oncorhynchus clarkii lewisi isolate Uvic-CL-2024 unplaced genomic scaffold, UVic_Ocla_1.0 unplaced_contig_13744_pilon_pilon, whole genome shotgun sequence genome, tgtctgtggaacttgttcagtttatgtctcagttgttgaatcttgttacgtTCTTACAAaaatttacacgttaagtttgctgaaaataaacgcagttgacagtgagaggacgttcctTTTTTTGCTGTTTAGTTGATTGCAATTGCTACCTCTTGTTATTGAAGTGTGTAAGGACAAATCAGTGTATGGGTGTATAATTACATTTTGCACTCATTGTTTATTCAAAAGAAAAAAATGTGGACCCCAGCAACAGCAGCTGTTGTAATTGTAGCTAAAGGGATCCAAATAAACATAtcaataaacaaataaatgtGCATTACCTCGTATCATATACAATGAAAGTGATCATTCATTACAACATTTGTGAGATAGTTGAGACTAACTGGATCTACACAACAGAGATCTTAATAGATTAGATCACTTTGGAGGTTTTGAAAAAAGTTATGTAATGTGTAATTATTTAAATCAAGCAATTATATTTCTTCAGATTCCGGCTTATCACTTCTCTTCGGTAGCAAGATCATTCCTTGAAGATGGGACAATCGGAACCATTGCAGGTGGTGTTACTTGGTAAAACGGGAGCAGGGAAGAGTGCCACAGGAAACACCATCCTGGGACGAAACGATTTTGTCTCAAAGAAGAGTTCTGCATCTATTACCAATAACATTGCAATACAAAATGTCATCATCAAGGGTAGGCATCTTGTTGTGTATGACACTCCAGGATTCTGTGACCCCGATCGAGCCGAGGAGGAAATTGAGCATACTTTTGAGGAAGTCGTCAAGTTAACCTCATCTGGCCCCCGTGTGTTTCTCCTGGTGGTGAAGATCGACAGATTCACAGCAGAGGAGATGAATGTTGTCAGTAAAGTAGAAGGTCTTCTAGGAGAGAGTCTTTTGAAGCAAACCTGGATCCTGTTCACCAGAGGAGATGAGTTGGAGAGGAAGAAAATAGAAGAATTCATAGCTGAATCAAAACACCTCAAAGAAGTGATGATAAAGTATGGGAGAAGGTACCATGTGTTCAACAACAAGAAGAAGGATTCCATGCAGCTCAAATCACTGCTGAGAAAGACATTTCCTTGTCTCTGTAAGTACAAAATCAGGATTTAAACAAGCACATATTACCAACATCACACTGCACTCAAGTCAAATACTGCGTCAATTATAATTCCTTGACTAGCCTAAAAAGTTTTTAAAAGGGGCCATCTGCATTTCAAACAAGCACAAAGTGTTCACCCCACCACCTTTTTAGGTAAACAAtttagggatggggctggagaaatgtaaccactctcaaattcatagacagagctatggatgcaaggactgaccatccatgatatcaacatttaTAGTTTTAACCAGAGCCATGTATATAGATATCAaaatatccaggctgtatcacaaccggccgtgattgggagtcccatagggcggcccacaattggcccagtgtcgtccgggtttggctggtgtaggctgtccttgtaaataagaatttgttcttaactgacttgcctagttaaataaaggttactttttttttatgtaaaaaatGTGGCTCTGGCTTTAACCGCTATACCATGTatgtttacaattacattgtttaaaaacaatggagtaaaacaatggagtaaaacaatggagtaaaacaatggagtaaaacaatggagtaaaacaatggagtaaaacaatggagtaaaacaatggagtaaaacaatggagtaaaacaatggagtaaaacaatgaagtaaaacaatggagtaaaacaagtttacattttgggttctgatggagttAGACAGTTGTACTAAGCTCATAAGGCATTTATAATTTATATTCTATAAGAACCAATGCCTATTATATGATTAATTTAAAAGTCTGCGTTAGCATTGCTCTTGTTTTTGcagtgtcggaggtggaactgcgttagaCCTGTCAAATCTGCGAGCAGCTCATTGTCacaaaaccacacccatcataAATATATTCCACACccgttagaagttcagaacaGCAATAGAAGTGTAGGCTCTATTGAGGATAGACATACCATTTTAACTAATTCAACTAAATAGGGCTTTGTATCAGCCTAATTGTAGAGTAgactacaacatcacacattcttGTAACTTGTAATTTGGTCGTATGCAATGTCCGTGATAGGTAACGTCAGGAGCCGCTTGTGACCTTGACTATGGGCcatgtaaataaataattgtgGTCGTAAAACTGTGCGTGAAACCTGGCTGTTGTTGTTTGAACTGcaagattgcccctttaaaaaagTACTGTATGGTTGTTtgaatttatatttgagatatgTAGCATTTTAGTTTATAAAATGTGTTGTCTGTCTTTAAACAGATCCAAAGATACCTAGGAGCCTCCGCTCCCCTCTGAATCACAATATTCCAGAAAAAAGGATGGTTTTGCTCGGCAAAAGTGGTGTTGGGAAGAGTGCAACAGGAAACACAATCCTTGGTGGGACAGGTTTCCGTTTTGAACAAAGTATGTCTTCTGTAACACGTAAAACAGAAATGAAGCAGGGAGTAGTAGATGGAAGGAAAGTCATAGTGCTTGATACTCCAGGACTGTTTGACACAGAGCTTACTGTTGAAGAATTAACACATGAGATTGTTAGGAGCATCTATGAGTCTAGTCCAGGGCCTCATGCCTTCCTCTTAGTTCTGCCAGTGAATGTCAGGTTCACAGAGCAGGAGGAGAAAGTCATTCAACTCTTGGAGGAACTGTTTGGGTCAGGAATGGCAAAGTATGCCTTCATTGTCTTCACCCATGGAGATAAGCTAAAGGGTAACATAGAGAAAGAGATCAAAAAGAACGTAGCCCTCGGTAGAGTGGTAGAGCAGTGTGGGGGGAGGTACCATGTCCTGAACAATAAAGCCAGAGGAAACAGAGATCAGGTCACAAAGCTGATGGAGAAGATAGACAGAATGGTGGAGGAGAATGGAGGAACCTGCTACACCAATGAGATGTTTGAGGAGGCAGCCAGGGttaagaaagaggaggaggaggagaggatccagaaggaggagagagaacttcAAGAGGAGAAAAAGCAACAAGTTCAGAAAGACACAGAGATAAATGAATATGCAattagaagagaagaagaggaaaaCCAGGTAACAGGAACCGGGCAGCCAGAACATGAGAATGATCCTACAAATCAAACTTCAGCTCTTGCCTCAAGGTCAGTCCCTCAGCATCTGCCCCAGCCTACAGCCCAAGCCACAAACACAAAGTCAACATTCGAAAGTTTTATGGACAAAGTCAGTCCAAGGATTCGTAAAGCACTGATAGGTGCAGGGATTGGAGCTTTTTTAGGTGGTGTTGGAGGTGGTGTTGTAGGTGCTGTTTTAGGTGGTGTTTTAGGTGGATTGATAGGCTTTGGGGCTGGTTTGTTAGTTCAGTCGCAATCTGACAGTCAGGAACTTCCTTCAGCTACTCCTACTGTAGAATGAGGAGTGGTGGAACAaggacccaattgtcatacttgagtaaaagtataaataccttaatagaaaatgactcaagtaaaagtgaattttgatttacatttgattgatctgtcaactaacgtgaattcaaagtGAAATGAACAAATATTGTAACTATGTCATTGGATATAGGTTTCAAGGGTGACAAAAAAGTCAAATTCCTGAAATTCCCttacattgatgactttttgcaaagcCATCAATGTAGGCTGGCTCTGGCCAACCCATCGATTTATGGGACCAATCAGAACGTGTTCGCATTCTAGAAATTGTCGGGGAGGGAGGCAAATCCAGACTCATTGTGGAGAAGAAACGTCAGTTGGCCAGAGTGATTTAGATGGGAAGCCAGACAAATGTTTTATATGAAGTTGCACCAATTCAAAGTTGACACGTTCACCAgaacaacagataaagacagcaAAGTAAAGCCAGAGTGCCGGAGACAGACAAGTTGTGTGCTATGTACACAAATGTATGCTATGTGATGTTTGCCAAGTAGTGAATGGTAGAAATCAGGTGGGGAGTATACTCATGTTTAAAGTGTTAGTTCACATAACAAATATTTATCTGTTTTCTCACTAGATCCAGATCCGTTGTTTTTATTCTGGctattttatttctttcagcaGCCTCTGACCAGCATTTCCATACAAGTTAAGCCTAAAAGCTTCAGTCCAGATTTGTGTTTCAGCCAAATGGGAGCCCTACTAGGCCTACATGGTTTACTATTAAGCTGGTGGATGAGGCTGGAGAAATGAAATGAATAGATGGACCTATTGTCAGGGGTTCACCtaggggtcatgataggggctgtaccaaatgtttgatgtattataataaatgtttataatatgttgtattaatagaaggggaggggttataagacccatccctccttacatttatagggtcctagactacagattaacaatatacagtgccttgcgaaagtattcggcccccttgaactttgcgaccttttgccacatttcaggcttcaaacataaagatataaaactctatttttttgtgaagaatcaacaacaagtgggacacaatcatgaagtggaacgacgtttattggatatttcaaacttttttaacaaatcaaaaactgaaaaattgggcgtgcaaaattattcagcccctttactttcagtgcagcaaactctctccagaagttcagtgaggatctctgaatgatccaatgttgacctaaatgactaatgatgataaatacaatccacctgtgtgtaatcaagtctccgtatgaatgcacctgcactgtgatagtctcagaggtccattaaaagcgcagagagcatcatgaagaacaaggaacacaccaggcaggtccgagaaactgttgtgaagaagtttaaagccggatttgaatacaaaaagatttcccaagctttaaacatcccaaggagcactgtgcaagtgataatattgaaatggaaggagtatcagaccactgcaaatctaccaagacctggctgtccctctgaaccatcagctcatacaaggagaagactgatcagagatgcagccaagaggcccatgatcactctggatgaactgcagagatctacagctgaggtgtgagactctgtccataggacaacaatcagtcgtatattgcacaaatctggcctttatggaagagtggcaagaagaaagccatttcttaaagatatccataaaaagtgtcgtttaaagtttgccacaagccacctgtgagacacaccaaacatgtggaagaaggagctctggtcagatgaaaccaaaattgaactttttggcaacaatgcaaaacgttatgtttggcgtaaaagcaacacagctcatcaccccgaacacatcatccccactgtcaaacatggtggtggcagcatcatggtttgggcctgcttttcttcagcagggacagggaagatggttaaaattgatgggaagatggatggagccatatacaggaccattctggaagaaaacctgatggagtctgcaaaagacctgagactgggacggatatttgtcttccaacaagacaatgatccaaaacataaagcaaaatctacaatggaatggttcaaaagtaaacatatccaggtgttagaatggccaagtcaaagtccagacctgaatccaatcgagaatctgtggaaagaactgaaaactgctgttcacaaatgctctccatccaacctcactgagctcgagctgttttgcaaggaggaatgggaaaaaatgtcagtctctcgatgtgcaaaactgatag is a window encoding:
- the LOC139399469 gene encoding GTPase IMAP family member 9-like, with protein sequence MGQSEPLQVVLLGKTGAGKSATGNTILGRNDFVSKKSSASITNNIAIQNVIIKGRHLVVYDTPGFCDPDRAEEEIEHTFEEVVKLTSSGPRVFLLVVKIDRFTAEEMNVVSKVEGLLGESLLKQTWILFTRGDELERKKIEEFIAESKHLKEVMIKYGRRYHVFNNKKKDSMQLKSLLRKTFPCLYPKIPRSLRSPLNHNIPEKRMVLLGKSGVGKSATGNTILGGTGFRFEQSMSSVTRKTEMKQGVVDGRKVIVLDTPGLFDTELTVEELTHEIVRSIYESSPGPHAFLLVLPVNVRFTEQEEKVIQLLEELFGSGMAKYAFIVFTHGDKLKGNIEKEIKKNVALGRVVEQCGGRYHVLNNKARGNRDQVTKLMEKIDRMVEENGGTCYTNEMFEEAARVKKEEEEERIQKEERELQEEKKQQVQKDTEINEYAIRREEEENQ